From the genome of Flavobacterium luteolum, one region includes:
- a CDS encoding AraC family transcriptional regulator produces MEHSGQKLDKYYIRKVDADKKSIYCHHDLMGELFIPPHRHVKAQLLYAEGDVVFVTTETKTYFLPARHFIWIPSGVEHSIEPKSESVTMRNLYFPVEKDEDDFYKVEGIYPVNNLLLQMMLFTNRWNGDLKKGTPNFAIAKAIKAILPQICTNNLPLELPQPKDKRLSKILRYIENNLGETILFADVAHEFGFSERSLYRLFQKDLGMSFIQYYTIRRILKAIELLLERKLSVKEVAEEVGYNSVPTFSNTFFKILGQRPSDYLNGEEILESK; encoded by the coding sequence ATGGAACATTCTGGTCAGAAACTCGATAAATACTACATCAGGAAAGTAGATGCTGATAAAAAAAGTATATACTGCCACCACGATTTAATGGGTGAATTATTTATTCCGCCACACAGGCATGTTAAAGCACAATTGCTTTATGCAGAAGGAGATGTTGTTTTTGTGACTACAGAAACCAAAACGTATTTTTTGCCGGCAAGACATTTTATCTGGATTCCGAGTGGAGTGGAGCATAGCATTGAGCCGAAATCGGAAAGTGTGACAATGCGAAATCTGTATTTTCCGGTAGAAAAGGACGAAGATGACTTTTATAAAGTAGAAGGAATTTATCCCGTTAATAATTTATTGTTGCAAATGATGCTTTTTACCAATCGATGGAATGGTGATCTTAAAAAAGGGACTCCGAACTTTGCCATTGCCAAAGCGATAAAAGCGATTCTACCGCAAATATGCACCAATAATCTTCCTTTAGAATTACCACAGCCAAAAGACAAACGACTTAGTAAAATCCTTCGTTATATTGAAAATAACCTAGGAGAAACGATTCTCTTTGCCGATGTAGCTCACGAATTCGGTTTCAGCGAACGCTCTTTATATCGCTTGTTTCAAAAAGATCTTGGCATGTCGTTTATTCAATATTATACGATTAGAAGAATTCTTAAAGCGATCGAACTATTATTAGAAAGAAAACTTTCGGTAAAAGAGGTAGCCGAAGAAGTTGGTTACAATAGTGTTCCGACTTTCAGTAATACTTTCTTCAAGATTTTAGGACAAAGACCTTCCGATTACTTAAACGGAGAAGAGATTTTGGAAAGCAAATGA
- a CDS encoding TolC family protein, which translates to MFLKTTNSTDDCFSRILLLFLIVLAFNGLQAQEVHTVSLQEALKLAKENNKKILRSQLEVTLSEQNIKERKELRLPDVQLNGMYSRITNITEFKGSGFLKDKEVTPAIPEIYEVNSTFKMPIYAGNKINNAIKIANQESEIAKIKTEKAENDIELEVVANYLAIYKMMELQKIFEENIKEEKSRLKEVQSLQKHGTVTKNEVIRAELQLSDRELNALTNSKNIKIALHDLKTLIQIPENEEIAIDTTSSLDEMNGLDPYDFYMNKALQNEEMRIASQELNISKTELKMVKGNYLPSVHFFGNYGFYYPNYKFFPPNPYLYTLGQVGIEATFDLSSLYKNKTKMEQASTKIKWQEMQNEIVKEEIQDKLYKEHTQYQEILEKFVVVDKALDLADENYRIVKLKYLNQLVLITEMVDADNALLQAKYNKISTRLDAVLKHYELLHTAGMLPQS; encoded by the coding sequence ATGTTCCTTAAAACAACAAATTCTACAGACGATTGTTTTTCCAGAATCCTGCTGTTATTCTTAATTGTATTAGCATTCAATGGCTTACAAGCGCAGGAAGTTCATACTGTTTCATTGCAAGAAGCTTTGAAGCTGGCTAAAGAAAACAACAAAAAAATCCTCAGATCTCAATTGGAGGTCACGCTCTCAGAGCAGAATATCAAAGAAAGAAAAGAACTCCGACTGCCAGACGTACAGTTAAACGGCATGTATTCTCGAATTACGAATATTACCGAATTCAAAGGAAGCGGGTTTTTAAAAGACAAAGAAGTTACACCGGCAATTCCTGAAATTTATGAGGTCAATTCGACTTTTAAAATGCCAATTTATGCCGGAAATAAGATCAATAATGCCATCAAAATTGCCAATCAGGAAAGCGAAATAGCTAAAATAAAAACCGAAAAGGCTGAAAATGATATCGAACTTGAAGTGGTGGCAAACTACTTGGCAATTTATAAAATGATGGAACTTCAGAAAATATTCGAAGAAAACATCAAAGAAGAAAAGAGCCGATTGAAAGAAGTGCAATCGCTTCAAAAACATGGAACGGTTACGAAAAACGAAGTTATTCGTGCCGAATTACAGCTTTCAGATCGCGAATTGAATGCGTTAACTAACTCCAAAAACATTAAAATCGCACTTCACGATCTGAAAACGCTGATCCAGATTCCAGAAAACGAAGAAATTGCAATCGATACAACGTCGAGTTTGGACGAAATGAACGGTTTGGATCCGTATGATTTTTATATGAATAAAGCTTTGCAAAACGAAGAAATGCGTATTGCTAGTCAGGAATTGAATATCAGTAAAACCGAACTAAAAATGGTAAAAGGAAACTATTTGCCAAGCGTTCATTTCTTTGGGAATTACGGTTTTTATTATCCGAACTATAAATTCTTTCCGCCTAATCCGTATCTGTATACTTTAGGACAGGTAGGTATTGAAGCCACTTTTGATCTTTCGTCTTTATATAAAAATAAAACCAAAATGGAGCAGGCGAGCACCAAAATCAAATGGCAGGAAATGCAGAATGAAATTGTAAAAGAGGAAATTCAAGACAAGTTGTATAAAGAGCATACGCAATATCAGGAGATTCTTGAAAAGTTCGTTGTTGTGGACAAAGCACTGGATTTGGCTGACGAAAATTACCGTATTGTAAAGCTGAAATACTTAAATCAGCTGGTTTTAATTACCGAAATGGTTGATGCCGATAATGCTTTGCTTCAAGCGAAATACAACAAAATTTCTACGAGATTGGATGCGGTTTTAAAACATTACGAACTGCTTCATACGGCTGGAATGCTTCCGCAGAGCTAG
- a CDS encoding HlyD family secretion protein produces MVKIKNETRRNKTFHILITIIACVLVISGVILGIWFYVFNRNHEETNDAQVEQYVTPIMSRITGYVQEVRFNENQFVHKGDTLVVIDNREYKSKLNVALADVQNAQQNSVVAQKNAINTASATAINEAQLEAAKSNLWKTKLEYERYKALVSEEAATSQQLEKVKADYESAQAHFQEMKNRIHSSALSTSVAEANVPTTQTNIASKQAVADNAALFLSYTIITAPYDGWVGKRTLQPGQLVKEGQSLLSIVSKEKWITANFKETQLQYLTVGQDVEIKADALSDKTFVGTIASLSPASGARFSLLPPDNATGNFVKIEQRIPVRIQLKDSDKQADFLRAGMNITVIAAH; encoded by the coding sequence ATGGTTAAGATAAAAAATGAAACTAGAAGAAATAAAACGTTTCATATACTAATAACAATTATTGCGTGTGTGCTTGTTATAAGCGGTGTTATTTTAGGGATTTGGTTTTATGTGTTCAACAGAAATCACGAAGAAACCAATGACGCGCAAGTCGAACAATATGTAACGCCAATTATGTCGCGTATTACGGGTTATGTGCAGGAAGTTCGTTTTAACGAAAATCAGTTTGTGCATAAAGGAGATACTTTGGTTGTAATTGACAATCGTGAATATAAATCAAAATTGAATGTGGCTCTTGCCGATGTTCAAAACGCACAGCAAAATAGCGTTGTGGCGCAGAAAAATGCTATAAATACGGCAAGTGCAACAGCGATTAACGAAGCGCAATTAGAAGCTGCAAAATCGAATCTTTGGAAAACCAAATTAGAATACGAAAGATACAAAGCTTTGGTAAGCGAAGAAGCGGCTACTTCTCAGCAATTAGAGAAAGTAAAGGCAGATTACGAATCGGCTCAGGCGCATTTTCAGGAAATGAAAAATAGAATTCATTCATCTGCTTTAAGTACTTCTGTTGCCGAAGCAAATGTTCCGACAACGCAAACCAATATTGCTTCAAAACAAGCTGTTGCAGATAATGCTGCTTTATTTCTTTCGTACACCATAATTACAGCGCCTTATGATGGCTGGGTTGGAAAACGAACTTTACAGCCTGGACAATTGGTAAAAGAAGGTCAGTCTTTATTATCAATTGTAAGTAAAGAAAAATGGATTACGGCGAATTTTAAAGAAACGCAATTGCAATATTTAACCGTTGGGCAAGATGTTGAAATTAAAGCCGATGCTTTGAGCGATAAAACTTTTGTTGGTACAATTGCTTCTTTATCGCCAGCGAGCGGGGCAAGATTTTCATTGCTTCCTCCAGATAATGCAACGGGTAACTTCGTAAAAATCGAACAAAGAATTCCAGTTAGAATTCAGTTGAAGGACAGCGACAAACAAGCCGACTTTTTAAGAGCGGGAATGAATATTACTGTGATCGCAGCACACTAA
- a CDS encoding MFS transporter has product MEDKSIFKSWVPKWAIITILFVCLLHSMILLGVYTSNVTYAASFLDIEPEDLQYAMCVTYGTLLATILIESRFSSFFPAKNYLMGVYSLIGVTIVTSGYVDNFAVFLLLRVAEGILMALPAITIRQLLIEQFDSKNAIIIGFSFYYGSLLLSTPFIMNIAVWFLDHYDWKYMLYVSGGLQVLNVFLILVTFRGHRTTKKIPLYQIDWMSYFLVLTAILCGAYFFVYAEKKYWFESSQMVLMLITALITGGLFIFKELLVKRPTFNFEVFKYANLRIGFLLFFLFYISRATLSLCHSAMYSIWNWDPSRVAGVQYINGLGNIIGLVLAAFFLMKSLSTKIIFLIGFSLIALYHFWFTFLFVPDVALSDIIVPYFLQGIGVGLLFVPLILFTTSSVPANMAVSSGIVGVSGRFWGSTIGFCVMQNATVFLNKKHFLKLSQFVTGENPEAQQNIANATQSFIAKGYSADNANVLAMKKIFGSIAKQSTLLADMEIYTIVGYGLLVLIILIACNQHLRQTMTLVKSKIWIG; this is encoded by the coding sequence ATGGAAGATAAAAGTATTTTTAAATCATGGGTTCCAAAATGGGCAATCATTACAATTTTGTTTGTTTGCCTTTTGCATTCCATGATTTTATTGGGAGTTTATACGTCAAACGTAACGTATGCGGCAAGTTTTCTGGACATTGAGCCCGAAGATTTGCAGTACGCGATGTGCGTTACGTATGGAACTCTGTTGGCGACAATTCTTATAGAAAGCCGATTTTCGAGTTTTTTCCCTGCCAAAAATTACCTCATGGGCGTTTATTCCTTAATTGGAGTTACGATTGTGACGTCGGGTTATGTCGATAATTTTGCGGTTTTTCTATTGCTGAGAGTTGCCGAAGGAATCTTAATGGCGCTTCCTGCCATTACCATCAGACAATTGCTTATTGAGCAGTTTGATTCTAAAAATGCCATTATAATTGGTTTTTCCTTTTATTATGGTTCTCTACTGTTGTCTACGCCTTTTATTATGAATATTGCGGTTTGGTTTCTGGATCATTACGACTGGAAATACATGCTGTATGTTTCGGGCGGACTGCAGGTTTTAAATGTCTTTTTAATCTTGGTTACTTTTCGTGGGCACCGAACAACAAAGAAAATTCCGTTGTATCAAATCGACTGGATGAGCTATTTTTTGGTTTTAACAGCTATTCTTTGCGGTGCCTACTTTTTTGTGTATGCCGAGAAAAAATATTGGTTCGAATCTTCTCAAATGGTTTTAATGCTTATTACGGCACTTATTACGGGAGGTTTGTTCATCTTCAAAGAGCTTTTGGTTAAAAGGCCAACTTTTAATTTTGAAGTTTTTAAATATGCCAATCTAAGAATTGGGTTTTTATTGTTTTTCCTGTTTTATATCAGCAGAGCAACGCTGAGTCTTTGCCATTCGGCGATGTATTCGATTTGGAATTGGGATCCGTCTCGAGTTGCGGGCGTGCAATACATTAACGGACTCGGAAATATTATCGGATTGGTTTTGGCGGCTTTTTTCTTGATGAAATCGCTTTCGACCAAAATCATTTTTCTGATTGGTTTTTCGCTAATTGCCTTGTATCATTTTTGGTTTACGTTTCTTTTTGTGCCCGATGTGGCTTTGTCAGATATTATTGTTCCGTACTTTTTGCAGGGCATCGGAGTTGGATTGTTATTTGTTCCGTTAATTCTCTTTACTACTTCTTCGGTTCCTGCAAATATGGCGGTTTCTTCTGGAATTGTCGGCGTTTCTGGACGTTTCTGGGGAAGCACGATTGGTTTTTGCGTCATGCAGAATGCAACTGTATTTCTAAACAAAAAACACTTTTTGAAACTTAGTCAGTTTGTGACTGGCGAAAATCCCGAAGCGCAACAAAACATTGCAAATGCTACACAGAGTTTTATTGCCAAAGGATATTCGGCAGATAATGCGAATGTTCTAGCTATGAAAAAGATTTTTGGAAGCATTGCCAAACAGTCGACTTTATTGGCCGATATGGAGATTTACACCATTGTGGGTTATGGTTTGTTGGTTTTGATTATTCTTATTGCATGTAATCAGCATTTGAGACAGACTATGACTTTGGTGAAAAGTAAGATTTGGATTGGGTAA
- a CDS encoding HAD family hydrolase has protein sequence MSQQCVIFDMDGVISHTNPHHVIAFEKFFDKYNIPYTKEEFEEHMYGKHNSYIMTHFFKRPIAGEELIRLEDEKEGMFREIYKDKVETIPYYMDFLNELKSRGFKTAVATSAPRANLDLIANALKLGEKMDSMMSSEDVTFHKPNPEVYLKSAERVGVSPSDCVVFEDSFSGITAGLNAGMKVVGVLSTHTKEQLPPCDFYINDYSEINVDKILELLGK, from the coding sequence ATGAGCCAGCAATGTGTAATTTTTGATATGGATGGCGTGATTTCGCATACAAATCCGCATCATGTAATCGCTTTTGAAAAGTTTTTCGATAAATATAATATTCCGTACACGAAAGAAGAATTTGAAGAACATATGTACGGAAAACACAATAGTTATATCATGACGCATTTCTTCAAGCGCCCAATTGCGGGAGAAGAACTGATAAGATTAGAAGATGAGAAAGAAGGGATGTTTCGTGAGATCTACAAAGACAAAGTCGAAACGATTCCGTACTATATGGACTTTCTAAACGAATTAAAATCTCGTGGTTTCAAAACTGCAGTTGCAACATCTGCGCCTCGTGCGAATCTTGATTTGATTGCAAATGCTTTGAAGCTAGGCGAAAAAATGGATTCGATGATGTCAAGTGAAGATGTTACGTTTCATAAACCAAATCCAGAAGTATATTTAAAATCGGCAGAAAGAGTTGGCGTTTCTCCTTCTGATTGCGTGGTTTTCGAAGATTCTTTTTCGGGTATTACAGCAGGGCTAAATGCCGGAATGAAAGTAGTGGGCGTTTTGAGCACGCATACAAAAGAACAGCTTCCGCCATGCGATTTTTATATTAATGATTATAGTGAAATCAATGTGGATAAGATTTTAGAATTATTAGGGAAATAA
- a CDS encoding YcxB family protein: MFSAFVLFTGKKDSFSIFIIVVGFMYPILTIYKYWIFTNSKDNKIIFYERQHEIFSDRIISGMGEISNSTVPMQNFVKVFELNDLYLLYYTKGQTIFLPKRIFKTQEDENWFRNEVFLKIKNKQISAKALPSQT, encoded by the coding sequence ATGTTTTCTGCATTCGTTCTTTTTACTGGAAAGAAAGATTCTTTTAGCATTTTTATTATAGTTGTTGGTTTTATGTATCCTATTCTTACGATTTATAAATATTGGATTTTTACAAATTCAAAAGACAATAAGATTATTTTCTACGAAAGACAACATGAAATATTCTCAGATAGAATTATTTCTGGAATGGGGGAAATATCTAATAGTACAGTTCCTATGCAAAATTTTGTAAAAGTTTTCGAACTAAATGACCTCTATCTTTTATACTACACCAAAGGACAAACAATCTTCCTTCCAAAACGAATTTTTAAAACTCAAGAAGATGAAAATTGGTTTAGAAATGAAGTTTTTTTGAAGATTAAAAACAAACAGATTTCGGCTAAAGCCCTTCCCTCTCAAACATAA
- a CDS encoding helix-turn-helix domain-containing protein produces the protein MNISEETFLVNLGIHVRQLREKKGLSQQGLADDCNINKSQIARLEVAKVNTGIKTLAKIANALDVELKELFDFPLK, from the coding sequence ATGAATATTTCAGAAGAAACTTTTCTCGTTAATCTTGGTATTCACGTTAGACAATTACGTGAAAAGAAAGGCTTATCCCAACAAGGTTTAGCTGACGACTGTAATATTAACAAATCTCAAATAGCAAGATTAGAAGTTGCTAAAGTAAATACGGGCATAAAGACCCTTGCAAAAATTGCCAATGCTTTAGATGTTGAACTTAAAGAATTGTTTGACTTTCCTTTGAAATAA
- a CDS encoding phage integrase SAM-like domain-containing protein, which yields MASVKFRLRSKANKNVSIKIYLSTGRGNKFLEVSTGFTINPKDWSEATSLPKQNNSENKVLSNNLKKLETFILNNLNKDLANSILIDSYWLEKNINDCFNRVVQTDAGLLVNHIQYIIDNANTRKVVSNGSVTIGLKPTTIKNYKIFKNRVLEYEAHIKRQIRFVEITKPFIDKFTNWLVNTKKYSTNYSGRLLEALKTVCKDAGENEIEVTPFSKTIQNFRENDKDRYIQTLSFAELEQIKNSDFTNQKDLDKFKKENPELTNGLAITTSTLNNARNWILLGCEIGQRGGDLLNITNENIRYKGNSIYIDVLQQKTNKNVTIPIIASYAIDIVENELPIKIQHQKLNELIKVVCKIAGINTIIKGRKLNTDLNRKELGFYPKYELITSHCFRRSFATNYYKKIPTPILINITGHSKESLFLQYINQREDKDSNADLFRKFYEDMQMDKKPVLKIIKNGTTN from the coding sequence ATGGCATCGGTAAAGTTTAGATTACGAAGTAAAGCAAATAAAAATGTTTCTATTAAAATATATCTATCAACTGGTAGAGGAAATAAATTCTTAGAAGTAAGTACTGGATTTACAATTAATCCTAAAGACTGGAGCGAAGCAACCAGCTTGCCAAAGCAAAACAATAGTGAAAACAAGGTGTTGTCTAACAATCTCAAAAAGTTGGAAACATTTATCTTAAATAACCTCAACAAAGATTTGGCAAACAGTATTTTAATAGATTCCTATTGGCTAGAAAAAAACATTAACGATTGTTTTAATAGGGTTGTTCAAACTGATGCAGGATTATTAGTTAATCATATTCAATATATCATTGATAATGCGAACACTCGTAAAGTAGTGTCTAATGGAAGTGTGACGATCGGATTAAAACCAACAACTATTAAAAATTATAAGATTTTTAAAAACAGAGTTTTGGAATACGAAGCGCATATAAAAAGGCAAATTCGTTTTGTTGAAATTACTAAACCTTTTATAGATAAGTTTACTAACTGGCTTGTAAATACTAAAAAGTATTCAACAAACTATTCAGGCAGATTATTGGAAGCTTTGAAAACCGTTTGTAAAGATGCTGGAGAAAACGAAATTGAGGTAACACCGTTTTCAAAAACAATTCAAAATTTTAGAGAGAATGATAAAGATAGATATATTCAAACACTCTCATTTGCAGAACTGGAACAAATAAAAAATAGTGATTTCACTAATCAGAAAGACCTCGACAAATTCAAAAAAGAAAATCCTGAATTAACAAACGGATTAGCAATAACTACCTCAACATTAAATAATGCTCGAAATTGGATTTTACTTGGTTGTGAGATTGGACAACGTGGAGGCGATCTATTGAATATAACAAATGAAAACATCCGATATAAAGGCAATAGCATATATATTGATGTTTTACAGCAAAAAACAAATAAAAATGTCACAATTCCGATAATTGCATCTTACGCAATTGATATTGTTGAAAATGAGTTGCCTATAAAAATACAGCATCAAAAACTAAACGAATTAATAAAAGTAGTTTGTAAGATTGCAGGAATCAATACTATTATCAAAGGAAGAAAACTTAATACAGATTTAAATCGTAAAGAATTAGGATTTTATCCAAAATATGAATTGATAACATCACATTGTTTCCGTCGTTCTTTTGCTACAAACTATTATAAAAAGATTCCAACACCTATATTGATAAATATTACGGGACATTCTAAAGAAAGTCTGTTTTTACAATATATTAACCAGCGTGAAGATAAAGACAGTAATGCTGACTTATTCAGAAAGTTTTATGAAGATATGCAAATGGATAAAAAACCAGTTCTCAAAATTATTAAAAACGGCACTACTAACTAA
- a CDS encoding RteC domain-containing protein gives MKIYYTLTEFAENYQNDLHLFLDDYEDNECVDFWKEQRQVYKKCIQNVTITKDNTLDEFRTLAQNNGNIIDAVFDKIHTVESVPCIVDYDGRDLKIFKDEVRYNFELAEKLKRSFEKILQFIEDLNSPKIEEESEKEFFDKLDTIRNGEGTEYEITVFLKEVSNNYDVDLLKSISKDIELYLFIEKDIIEAEFSPEEINSKIEEYTKRGIPIPYNKRRSEEELTEKQKEMRNKLRSNGALISDAPSINYEQFLYPFEFMNIYALQMQINRKLKELVPKQPEQIIEVNTKVTWNGTQTDFIELIKALIENGNLKGTQSELIKNLSAIFSIEIKNPSKLINDIKKRNNGSETLFLDKLKKSLFDYITLEKRK, from the coding sequence ATGAAGATTTATTATACATTAACTGAATTTGCAGAAAATTACCAAAATGATCTTCATTTATTTTTGGATGATTACGAAGATAATGAATGTGTAGATTTTTGGAAAGAACAAAGACAAGTATATAAAAAGTGTATACAAAATGTAACTATCACTAAAGATAATACATTGGACGAGTTCCGTACATTGGCTCAAAATAATGGTAATATAATTGATGCCGTTTTTGATAAAATACACACCGTTGAGTCAGTGCCATGTATAGTCGATTATGATGGAAGGGATCTTAAAATTTTTAAAGATGAGGTTCGCTATAATTTTGAACTTGCAGAAAAATTAAAAAGAAGTTTTGAAAAAATTTTGCAATTTATCGAGGATCTTAATAGCCCGAAAATTGAAGAAGAATCGGAAAAAGAGTTTTTTGATAAATTAGATACAATTCGTAACGGAGAGGGTACTGAATATGAGATTACCGTATTTTTAAAAGAGGTTTCCAATAACTATGATGTTGACTTACTTAAAAGTATAAGTAAGGATATTGAGCTTTATTTATTTATTGAAAAAGATATTATAGAAGCAGAATTTAGCCCTGAAGAGATAAATTCAAAAATAGAAGAATATACTAAGAGAGGTATTCCAATACCTTATAATAAAAGAAGAAGTGAAGAAGAATTAACGGAAAAACAAAAAGAGATGCGTAACAAATTACGAAGCAACGGTGCTTTAATCTCTGATGCTCCATCAATAAACTATGAACAATTTCTATACCCTTTTGAATTTATGAATATATATGCATTACAAATGCAAATAAATAGAAAATTAAAAGAATTAGTCCCTAAACAGCCCGAGCAAATTATAGAAGTTAATACTAAAGTAACTTGGAACGGAACGCAGACGGACTTTATAGAATTAATAAAGGCATTAATTGAAAACGGAAACCTTAAAGGAACACAATCAGAATTGATAAAAAACTTATCAGCTATTTTTAGTATCGAAATTAAGAATCCGAGTAAATTAATTAACGATATTAAGAAGAGAAATAATGGTAGTGAAACTTTATTCTTGGATAAATTAAAAAAATCTCTTTTCGACTATATTACATTAGAAAAGAGGAAATAA
- a CDS encoding helix-turn-helix domain-containing protein, which produces MATVQFIQTTPEELKSEITAGVKAQLEEFLKHYTPKQPNEYLTRQEVAQMFNVDLSTVHNWCKSKKLNPLGLGSRVYFLRSEIEASLKPLNV; this is translated from the coding sequence ATGGCAACAGTACAATTTATTCAAACTACTCCTGAAGAACTTAAAAGCGAAATAACCGCTGGAGTAAAAGCTCAATTAGAAGAATTTCTAAAACACTACACCCCTAAACAACCTAATGAATATTTAACCCGTCAAGAAGTGGCGCAAATGTTCAACGTGGATTTGTCAACGGTTCACAATTGGTGCAAGTCTAAAAAACTCAATCCGCTTGGTTTGGGTTCAAGGGTTTATTTTTTACGCTCCGAAATCGAAGCAAGTCTAAAACCACTAAATGTATAA
- a CDS encoding protein rep: MENGQTTPQNPLLENCLQRQFNTLGQNGTNKTGQKQAIVTGNGSDLNNNDGLKGRAKRKTITQAMILSLMDVAKLKGDTEKQNSYWNTYYCQSKIISAEGKFYGKYCKNRFCTLCCSIRKAEIINKYLPIIKEWQEPYFVTLTVKSCKANRLKVMIGKVLQGFSKIRAKHKKRHQRGNGIKLIGVKSLECNFNPTKQTYNPHLHLIVANEEIGELIVKEWLKIWTPKFTNRLGQDIRKVFDVETNLIEIIKYGSKIFTEPDMKKKNKYDNSYQIYISALDNILTAMKGKRIFERFGFNADKEAVPAHQEPKILTHFEEWEFNPKKSDWENVVTTEALANYEPKSQLIAILNSCIDLNSQ, translated from the coding sequence ATGGAAAACGGACAGACAACGCCCCAAAATCCACTTTTAGAGAATTGTTTGCAAAGGCAATTCAATACATTAGGACAAAACGGGACAAATAAAACGGGACAAAAACAAGCAATCGTAACAGGGAACGGCTCAGATTTGAATAATAATGATGGATTAAAAGGTAGAGCAAAACGTAAAACCATTACACAGGCTATGATTTTAAGTTTGATGGATGTTGCCAAGCTAAAGGGCGACACAGAAAAACAAAATTCATACTGGAATACGTACTATTGTCAGAGCAAAATTATTAGTGCTGAGGGGAAATTTTACGGCAAGTATTGTAAAAACAGATTTTGCACGCTTTGTTGTAGTATTCGTAAAGCCGAAATAATAAACAAGTATTTGCCAATTATAAAAGAATGGCAAGAACCTTACTTTGTAACCTTAACGGTAAAATCCTGCAAAGCTAATAGGCTCAAAGTAATGATTGGAAAAGTATTGCAAGGATTCTCAAAAATAAGAGCTAAGCATAAGAAAAGACATCAAAGAGGTAACGGAATAAAGCTTATTGGGGTAAAATCTTTAGAATGTAATTTTAATCCAACAAAACAAACTTATAATCCCCATTTGCATTTGATTGTTGCCAATGAAGAAATCGGAGAACTAATAGTAAAAGAATGGTTGAAAATTTGGACACCAAAATTTACTAATCGATTAGGTCAGGATATTAGAAAGGTTTTTGATGTTGAAACCAATTTAATTGAAATTATAAAATATGGAAGTAAAATATTTACTGAACCTGATATGAAAAAGAAAAACAAGTATGACAATTCATATCAGATTTATATTTCGGCTTTAGATAATATTTTAACAGCAATGAAAGGTAAGCGGATTTTTGAACGTTTTGGGTTTAATGCCGATAAAGAGGCAGTTCCAGCACATCAAGAGCCAAAAATCTTAACTCATTTTGAGGAATGGGAGTTTAACCCGAAAAAAAGCGATTGGGAAAATGTTGTAACCACTGAAGCATTGGCTAATTATGAGCCAAAATCTCAACTCATTGCGATTTTAAACAGTTGTATTGATTTGAATTCACAATAA